One genomic window of Oncorhynchus clarkii lewisi isolate Uvic-CL-2024 chromosome 5, UVic_Ocla_1.0, whole genome shotgun sequence includes the following:
- the LOC139408683 gene encoding bromodomain-containing protein 3-like isoform X5 codes for MSAVNSATPAPLLGINPPPPEVTNPTKPGRKTNQLQYMQNVMVKTLWKHNFAWPFYVPVDAIKLGLMDYHKVIKQPMDMGTIKKRLEHNYYWSASECMQDFNTMFTNCYIYNKPTDDIVLMAQALEKIFLQKVAMMPQEEVELLPPAPKPKKSKNIGGLDGGESPSSLSGSTTPVIGSSPMTAITPNVPAVQSSPNAPMLPVVSPSQPLVKKKGVKRKADTTTPTTSAITASRSESPSPVSEGKQGKVMSRRESTGRPIKAPKKDLVEGELGQHSSKRSRMSEQLKYCDSILKEMLSKKHAAYAWPFYKPVDAEALELHDYHEIIKHPMDLSTVKKKIDVREYPDAQMFAADVRVMFSNCYKYNPPDHEVVAMARKLQDVFEMRFAKMPDEPVELSPGAGGLVSKGDNSSSGDSSSTDSSDSEEERATRLAELQEQVGAEQLKAVHEQLAALSQGPVSKPKKKKEKKEKDKKKKDKDNKHSKTKTDEKKAKPGQPAKQGQQKKPSRKANSTVTGSRQPKKGGRGYESDEESLPMAYDEKRQLSLDINRLPGEKLGRVVHIIQSREPSLRDSNPDEIEIDFETLKPSTLRELERYVKSCLQKKQRKPQPAAGGKGARSKEELAQEKKKELEKRLQDVSGQLNSNNSNKNKTDKKKTSKKEKGAGSGTGASHLSGSSSSSDSGSSSSSGSSSDSSDSD; via the exons ATGTCTGCTGTCAACTCCGCAACCCCGGCTCCTCTTCTGGGAATCAATCCCCCACCCCCGGAGGTGACCAATCCCACCAAACCAGGTCGTAAAACCAACCAACTACAATACATGCAGAATGTAATGGTCAAGACATTGTGGAAGCACAACTTTGCCTGGCCTTTCTACGTGCCAGTTGATGCCATCAAATTGGGTCTTATG GATTACCATAAGGTTATAAAACAACCTATGGACATGGGAACCATCAAAAAGAGACTGGAGCATAACTACTATTGGAGTGCCAGTGAATGCATGCAGGACTTCAACACCATGTTCACCAACTGTTACATATATAACAAG CCTACAGATGACATTGTCCTGATGGCACAGGCCTTGGAGAAGATCTTCCTGCAGAAAGTTGCCATGATGCCCCAGGAGGAGGTGGAGCTTCTGCCTCCCGCACCCAAACCCAAGAAAAGCAAGAACATAG GTGGTCTGGATGGAGGCGAGTCACCATCGTCCCTATCTGGCTCTACGACACCTGTGATTGGCTCGTCTCCAATGACTGCCATCACCCCGAACGTCCCAGCTGTCCAGAGCTCGCCCAATGCTCCAATGTTACCCGTCGTCTCACCATCACAACCTCTTGTCAAA AAGAAAGGGGTAAAGAGGAAAGCAGACACCACCACCCCCACGACATCTGCAATCACAGCTAGCCGGAGTGAGTCGCCCAGCCCCGTCTCAGAGGGCAAGCAGGGCAAGGTGATGTCCAGACGGGAGAGTACAGGCCGTCCCATCAAAGCTCCCAAGAAAGACCTGGTGGAAGGGGAGTTGGGCCAGCACAGCAGCAAGCGGAGCAGAATGAGTGAGCAGCTCAAGTACTGCGACAGTATCCTGAAGGAGATGCTGTCGAAGAAACACGCAGCTTACGCCTGGCCCTTCTACAAGCCTGTAGATGCTGAAGCTCTGGAGCTACATGACTACCACGAGATCATCAAGCACCCCATGGACCTCAGCACTGTCAAA AAAAAGATAGACGTCCGGGAGTATCCAGATGCACAGATGTTTGCAGCGGATGTTCGagtaatgttctcaaattgttacAAGTATAACCCTCCAGATCATGAGGTTGTTGCCATGGCCAGAAAACTCCAG GATGTGTTTGAGATGCGTTTTGCTAAGATGCCTGATGAGCCGGTGGAGCTGAGCCCCGGTGCAGGCGGGTTGGTCAGTAAAGGCGACAACTCAAGCAGCGGTGACTCCTCCAGCACGGACAGCTCTGACTCAGAGGAGGAGCGGGCCACCCGGCTCGCCGAGCTGCAGGAACAGGTGGGTGCGGAACAG CTAAAGGCCGTCCACGAACAGCTTGCCGCGCTCTCTCAGGGCCCTGTGAGCAAAccgaagaagaagaaagaaaagaaagaaaaagacaaGAAGAAGAAAGACAAGGACAACAAGCATAGCAAAACCAAGACGGATGAGAAGAAGGCCAAGCCTGGTCAGCCTGCCAAGCAGGGCCAGCAGAAGAAGCCCTCAAGGAAAGCCAACAGCACAGTGACTGGCTCCAG GCAACCAAAGAAGGGGGGCCGGGGCTACGAATCTGACGAAGAGTCTCTGCCCATGGCGTACGACGAGAAGCGCCAGCTCAGCCTGGACATCAACAGGCTCCCAGGGGAGAAGCTAGGTCGGGTAGTGCACATCATCCAGTCCCGAGAGCCCTCGCTGCGAGACTCCAATCCAGACGAGATCGAGATTGACTTTGAGACGCTCAAGCCCTCCACCCTACGCGAACTCGAGCGATACGTCAAGTCCTGTTTACAGAAGAAACAGCGGAAACCCCAAC CGGCCGCTGGGGGCAAGGGAGCAAGATCCAAGGAGGAGCTGGCTCAGGAAAAGAAGAAAGAGTTAGAAAAGAGGCTACAGGATGTCAGCGGCCAGCTGAACAGTAACAACAGCAACAAGAACAAAACCGACAAAAAGAAAACATCCAAAAAAG AGAAGGGCGCTGGGTCTGGTACTGGTGCTTCCCATCTCAGCGGCAGCAGTAGCTCTTCAGACTCGGGCAGCAGCAGCTCCAGTGGGTCCAGTTCTGACAGCAGCGACTCCGACTGA
- the LOC139408683 gene encoding bromodomain-containing protein 3-like isoform X11, which produces MSAVNSATPAPLLGINPPPPEVTNPTKPGRKTNQLQYMQNVMVKTLWKHNFAWPFYVPVDAIKLGLMDYHKVIKQPMDMGTIKKRLEHNYYWSASECMQDFNTMFTNCYIYNKPTDDIVLMAQALEKIFLQKVAMMPQEEVELLPPAPKPKKSKNIGGLDGGESPSSLSGSTTPVIGSSPMTAITPNVPAVQSSPNAPMLPVVSPSQPLVKKKGVKRKADTTTPTTSAITASRSESPSPVSEGKQGKVMSRRESTGRPIKAPKKDLVEGELGQHSSKRSRMSEQLKYCDSILKEMLSKKHAAYAWPFYKPVDAEALELHDYHEIIKHPMDLSTVKKKIDVREYPDAQMFAADVRVMFSNCYKYNPPDHEVVAMARKLQDVFEMRFAKMPDEPVELSPGAGGLVSKGDNSSSGDSSSTDSSDSEEERATRLAELQEQVGAEQLKAVHEQLAALSQGPVSKPKKKKEKKEKDKKKKDKDNKHSKTKTDEKKAKPGQPAKQGQQKKPSRKANSTVTGSRQPKKGGRGYESDEESLPMAYDEKRQLSLDINRLPGEKLGRVVHIIQSREPSLRDSNPDEIEIDFETLKPSTLRELERYVKSCLQKKQRKPQQKGAGSGTGASHLSGSSSSSDSGSSSSSGSSSDSSDSD; this is translated from the exons ATGTCTGCTGTCAACTCCGCAACCCCGGCTCCTCTTCTGGGAATCAATCCCCCACCCCCGGAGGTGACCAATCCCACCAAACCAGGTCGTAAAACCAACCAACTACAATACATGCAGAATGTAATGGTCAAGACATTGTGGAAGCACAACTTTGCCTGGCCTTTCTACGTGCCAGTTGATGCCATCAAATTGGGTCTTATG GATTACCATAAGGTTATAAAACAACCTATGGACATGGGAACCATCAAAAAGAGACTGGAGCATAACTACTATTGGAGTGCCAGTGAATGCATGCAGGACTTCAACACCATGTTCACCAACTGTTACATATATAACAAG CCTACAGATGACATTGTCCTGATGGCACAGGCCTTGGAGAAGATCTTCCTGCAGAAAGTTGCCATGATGCCCCAGGAGGAGGTGGAGCTTCTGCCTCCCGCACCCAAACCCAAGAAAAGCAAGAACATAG GTGGTCTGGATGGAGGCGAGTCACCATCGTCCCTATCTGGCTCTACGACACCTGTGATTGGCTCGTCTCCAATGACTGCCATCACCCCGAACGTCCCAGCTGTCCAGAGCTCGCCCAATGCTCCAATGTTACCCGTCGTCTCACCATCACAACCTCTTGTCAAA AAGAAAGGGGTAAAGAGGAAAGCAGACACCACCACCCCCACGACATCTGCAATCACAGCTAGCCGGAGTGAGTCGCCCAGCCCCGTCTCAGAGGGCAAGCAGGGCAAGGTGATGTCCAGACGGGAGAGTACAGGCCGTCCCATCAAAGCTCCCAAGAAAGACCTGGTGGAAGGGGAGTTGGGCCAGCACAGCAGCAAGCGGAGCAGAATGAGTGAGCAGCTCAAGTACTGCGACAGTATCCTGAAGGAGATGCTGTCGAAGAAACACGCAGCTTACGCCTGGCCCTTCTACAAGCCTGTAGATGCTGAAGCTCTGGAGCTACATGACTACCACGAGATCATCAAGCACCCCATGGACCTCAGCACTGTCAAA AAAAAGATAGACGTCCGGGAGTATCCAGATGCACAGATGTTTGCAGCGGATGTTCGagtaatgttctcaaattgttacAAGTATAACCCTCCAGATCATGAGGTTGTTGCCATGGCCAGAAAACTCCAG GATGTGTTTGAGATGCGTTTTGCTAAGATGCCTGATGAGCCGGTGGAGCTGAGCCCCGGTGCAGGCGGGTTGGTCAGTAAAGGCGACAACTCAAGCAGCGGTGACTCCTCCAGCACGGACAGCTCTGACTCAGAGGAGGAGCGGGCCACCCGGCTCGCCGAGCTGCAGGAACAGGTGGGTGCGGAACAG CTAAAGGCCGTCCACGAACAGCTTGCCGCGCTCTCTCAGGGCCCTGTGAGCAAAccgaagaagaagaaagaaaagaaagaaaaagacaaGAAGAAGAAAGACAAGGACAACAAGCATAGCAAAACCAAGACGGATGAGAAGAAGGCCAAGCCTGGTCAGCCTGCCAAGCAGGGCCAGCAGAAGAAGCCCTCAAGGAAAGCCAACAGCACAGTGACTGGCTCCAG GCAACCAAAGAAGGGGGGCCGGGGCTACGAATCTGACGAAGAGTCTCTGCCCATGGCGTACGACGAGAAGCGCCAGCTCAGCCTGGACATCAACAGGCTCCCAGGGGAGAAGCTAGGTCGGGTAGTGCACATCATCCAGTCCCGAGAGCCCTCGCTGCGAGACTCCAATCCAGACGAGATCGAGATTGACTTTGAGACGCTCAAGCCCTCCACCCTACGCGAACTCGAGCGATACGTCAAGTCCTGTTTACAGAAGAAACAGCGGAAACCCCAAC AGAAGGGCGCTGGGTCTGGTACTGGTGCTTCCCATCTCAGCGGCAGCAGTAGCTCTTCAGACTCGGGCAGCAGCAGCTCCAGTGGGTCCAGTTCTGACAGCAGCGACTCCGACTGA
- the LOC139408683 gene encoding bromodomain-containing protein 3-like isoform X6, translating to MSAVNSATPAPLLGINPPPPEVTNPTKPGRKTNQLQYMQNVMVKTLWKHNFAWPFYVPVDAIKLGLMDYHKVIKQPMDMGTIKKRLEHNYYWSASECMQDFNTMFTNCYIYNKPTDDIVLMAQALEKIFLQKVAMMPQEEVELLPPAPKPKKSKNIGGLDGGESPSSLSGSTTPVIGSSPMTAITPNVPAVQSSPNAPMLPVVSPSQPLVKKGVKRKADTTTPTTSAITASRSESPSPVSEGKQGKVMSRRESTGRPIKAPKKDLVEGELGQHSSKRSRMSEQLKYCDSILKEMLSKKHAAYAWPFYKPVDAEALELHDYHEIIKHPMDLSTVKKKIDVREYPDAQMFAADVRVMFSNCYKYNPPDHEVVAMARKLQDVFEMRFAKMPDEPVELSPGAGGLVSKGDNSSSGDSSSTDSSDSEEERATRLAELQEQVGAEQLKAVHEQLAALSQGPVSKPKKKKEKKEKDKKKKDKDNKHSKTKTDEKKAKPGQPAKQGQQKKPSRKANSTVTGSRQPKKGGRGYESDEESLPMAYDEKRQLSLDINRLPGEKLGRVVHIIQSREPSLRDSNPDEIEIDFETLKPSTLRELERYVKSCLQKKQRKPQPAAGGKGARSKEELAQEKKKELEKRLQDVSGQLNSNNSNKNKTDKKKTSKKEKGAGSGTGASHLSGSSSSSDSGSSSSSGSSSDSSDSD from the exons ATGTCTGCTGTCAACTCCGCAACCCCGGCTCCTCTTCTGGGAATCAATCCCCCACCCCCGGAGGTGACCAATCCCACCAAACCAGGTCGTAAAACCAACCAACTACAATACATGCAGAATGTAATGGTCAAGACATTGTGGAAGCACAACTTTGCCTGGCCTTTCTACGTGCCAGTTGATGCCATCAAATTGGGTCTTATG GATTACCATAAGGTTATAAAACAACCTATGGACATGGGAACCATCAAAAAGAGACTGGAGCATAACTACTATTGGAGTGCCAGTGAATGCATGCAGGACTTCAACACCATGTTCACCAACTGTTACATATATAACAAG CCTACAGATGACATTGTCCTGATGGCACAGGCCTTGGAGAAGATCTTCCTGCAGAAAGTTGCCATGATGCCCCAGGAGGAGGTGGAGCTTCTGCCTCCCGCACCCAAACCCAAGAAAAGCAAGAACATAG GTGGTCTGGATGGAGGCGAGTCACCATCGTCCCTATCTGGCTCTACGACACCTGTGATTGGCTCGTCTCCAATGACTGCCATCACCCCGAACGTCCCAGCTGTCCAGAGCTCGCCCAATGCTCCAATGTTACCCGTCGTCTCACCATCACAACCTCTTGTCAAA AAAGGGGTAAAGAGGAAAGCAGACACCACCACCCCCACGACATCTGCAATCACAGCTAGCCGGAGTGAGTCGCCCAGCCCCGTCTCAGAGGGCAAGCAGGGCAAGGTGATGTCCAGACGGGAGAGTACAGGCCGTCCCATCAAAGCTCCCAAGAAAGACCTGGTGGAAGGGGAGTTGGGCCAGCACAGCAGCAAGCGGAGCAGAATGAGTGAGCAGCTCAAGTACTGCGACAGTATCCTGAAGGAGATGCTGTCGAAGAAACACGCAGCTTACGCCTGGCCCTTCTACAAGCCTGTAGATGCTGAAGCTCTGGAGCTACATGACTACCACGAGATCATCAAGCACCCCATGGACCTCAGCACTGTCAAA AAAAAGATAGACGTCCGGGAGTATCCAGATGCACAGATGTTTGCAGCGGATGTTCGagtaatgttctcaaattgttacAAGTATAACCCTCCAGATCATGAGGTTGTTGCCATGGCCAGAAAACTCCAG GATGTGTTTGAGATGCGTTTTGCTAAGATGCCTGATGAGCCGGTGGAGCTGAGCCCCGGTGCAGGCGGGTTGGTCAGTAAAGGCGACAACTCAAGCAGCGGTGACTCCTCCAGCACGGACAGCTCTGACTCAGAGGAGGAGCGGGCCACCCGGCTCGCCGAGCTGCAGGAACAGGTGGGTGCGGAACAG CTAAAGGCCGTCCACGAACAGCTTGCCGCGCTCTCTCAGGGCCCTGTGAGCAAAccgaagaagaagaaagaaaagaaagaaaaagacaaGAAGAAGAAAGACAAGGACAACAAGCATAGCAAAACCAAGACGGATGAGAAGAAGGCCAAGCCTGGTCAGCCTGCCAAGCAGGGCCAGCAGAAGAAGCCCTCAAGGAAAGCCAACAGCACAGTGACTGGCTCCAG GCAACCAAAGAAGGGGGGCCGGGGCTACGAATCTGACGAAGAGTCTCTGCCCATGGCGTACGACGAGAAGCGCCAGCTCAGCCTGGACATCAACAGGCTCCCAGGGGAGAAGCTAGGTCGGGTAGTGCACATCATCCAGTCCCGAGAGCCCTCGCTGCGAGACTCCAATCCAGACGAGATCGAGATTGACTTTGAGACGCTCAAGCCCTCCACCCTACGCGAACTCGAGCGATACGTCAAGTCCTGTTTACAGAAGAAACAGCGGAAACCCCAAC CGGCCGCTGGGGGCAAGGGAGCAAGATCCAAGGAGGAGCTGGCTCAGGAAAAGAAGAAAGAGTTAGAAAAGAGGCTACAGGATGTCAGCGGCCAGCTGAACAGTAACAACAGCAACAAGAACAAAACCGACAAAAAGAAAACATCCAAAAAAG AGAAGGGCGCTGGGTCTGGTACTGGTGCTTCCCATCTCAGCGGCAGCAGTAGCTCTTCAGACTCGGGCAGCAGCAGCTCCAGTGGGTCCAGTTCTGACAGCAGCGACTCCGACTGA
- the LOC139408683 gene encoding bromodomain-containing protein 3-like isoform X8 → MSAVNSATPAPLLGINPPPPEVTNPTKPGRKTNQLQYMQNVMVKTLWKHNFAWPFYVPVDAIKLGLMDYHKVIKQPMDMGTIKKRLEHNYYWSASECMQDFNTMFTNCYIYNKPTDDIVLMAQALEKIFLQKVAMMPQEEVELLPPAPKPKKSKNIGGLDGGESPSSLSGSTTPVIGSSPMTAITPNVPAVQSSPNAPMLPVVSPSQPLVKKGVKRKADTTTPTTSAITASRSESPSPVSEGKQGKVMSRRESTGRPIKAPKKDLVEGELGQHSSKRSRMSEQLKYCDSILKEMLSKKHAAYAWPFYKPVDAEALELHDYHEIIKHPMDLSTVKKKIDVREYPDAQMFAADVRVMFSNCYKYNPPDHEVVAMARKLQDVFEMRFAKMPDEPVELSPGAGGLVSKGDNSSSGDSSSTDSSDSEEERATRLAELQEQLKAVHEQLAALSQGPVSKPKKKKEKKEKDKKKKDKDNKHSKTKTDEKKAKPGQPAKQGQQKKPSRKANSTVTGSRQPKKGGRGYESDEESLPMAYDEKRQLSLDINRLPGEKLGRVVHIIQSREPSLRDSNPDEIEIDFETLKPSTLRELERYVKSCLQKKQRKPQPAAGGKGARSKEELAQEKKKELEKRLQDVSGQLNSNNSNKNKTDKKKTSKKEKGAGSGTGASHLSGSSSSSDSGSSSSSGSSSDSSDSD, encoded by the exons ATGTCTGCTGTCAACTCCGCAACCCCGGCTCCTCTTCTGGGAATCAATCCCCCACCCCCGGAGGTGACCAATCCCACCAAACCAGGTCGTAAAACCAACCAACTACAATACATGCAGAATGTAATGGTCAAGACATTGTGGAAGCACAACTTTGCCTGGCCTTTCTACGTGCCAGTTGATGCCATCAAATTGGGTCTTATG GATTACCATAAGGTTATAAAACAACCTATGGACATGGGAACCATCAAAAAGAGACTGGAGCATAACTACTATTGGAGTGCCAGTGAATGCATGCAGGACTTCAACACCATGTTCACCAACTGTTACATATATAACAAG CCTACAGATGACATTGTCCTGATGGCACAGGCCTTGGAGAAGATCTTCCTGCAGAAAGTTGCCATGATGCCCCAGGAGGAGGTGGAGCTTCTGCCTCCCGCACCCAAACCCAAGAAAAGCAAGAACATAG GTGGTCTGGATGGAGGCGAGTCACCATCGTCCCTATCTGGCTCTACGACACCTGTGATTGGCTCGTCTCCAATGACTGCCATCACCCCGAACGTCCCAGCTGTCCAGAGCTCGCCCAATGCTCCAATGTTACCCGTCGTCTCACCATCACAACCTCTTGTCAAA AAAGGGGTAAAGAGGAAAGCAGACACCACCACCCCCACGACATCTGCAATCACAGCTAGCCGGAGTGAGTCGCCCAGCCCCGTCTCAGAGGGCAAGCAGGGCAAGGTGATGTCCAGACGGGAGAGTACAGGCCGTCCCATCAAAGCTCCCAAGAAAGACCTGGTGGAAGGGGAGTTGGGCCAGCACAGCAGCAAGCGGAGCAGAATGAGTGAGCAGCTCAAGTACTGCGACAGTATCCTGAAGGAGATGCTGTCGAAGAAACACGCAGCTTACGCCTGGCCCTTCTACAAGCCTGTAGATGCTGAAGCTCTGGAGCTACATGACTACCACGAGATCATCAAGCACCCCATGGACCTCAGCACTGTCAAA AAAAAGATAGACGTCCGGGAGTATCCAGATGCACAGATGTTTGCAGCGGATGTTCGagtaatgttctcaaattgttacAAGTATAACCCTCCAGATCATGAGGTTGTTGCCATGGCCAGAAAACTCCAG GATGTGTTTGAGATGCGTTTTGCTAAGATGCCTGATGAGCCGGTGGAGCTGAGCCCCGGTGCAGGCGGGTTGGTCAGTAAAGGCGACAACTCAAGCAGCGGTGACTCCTCCAGCACGGACAGCTCTGACTCAGAGGAGGAGCGGGCCACCCGGCTCGCCGAGCTGCAGGAACAG CTAAAGGCCGTCCACGAACAGCTTGCCGCGCTCTCTCAGGGCCCTGTGAGCAAAccgaagaagaagaaagaaaagaaagaaaaagacaaGAAGAAGAAAGACAAGGACAACAAGCATAGCAAAACCAAGACGGATGAGAAGAAGGCCAAGCCTGGTCAGCCTGCCAAGCAGGGCCAGCAGAAGAAGCCCTCAAGGAAAGCCAACAGCACAGTGACTGGCTCCAG GCAACCAAAGAAGGGGGGCCGGGGCTACGAATCTGACGAAGAGTCTCTGCCCATGGCGTACGACGAGAAGCGCCAGCTCAGCCTGGACATCAACAGGCTCCCAGGGGAGAAGCTAGGTCGGGTAGTGCACATCATCCAGTCCCGAGAGCCCTCGCTGCGAGACTCCAATCCAGACGAGATCGAGATTGACTTTGAGACGCTCAAGCCCTCCACCCTACGCGAACTCGAGCGATACGTCAAGTCCTGTTTACAGAAGAAACAGCGGAAACCCCAAC CGGCCGCTGGGGGCAAGGGAGCAAGATCCAAGGAGGAGCTGGCTCAGGAAAAGAAGAAAGAGTTAGAAAAGAGGCTACAGGATGTCAGCGGCCAGCTGAACAGTAACAACAGCAACAAGAACAAAACCGACAAAAAGAAAACATCCAAAAAAG AGAAGGGCGCTGGGTCTGGTACTGGTGCTTCCCATCTCAGCGGCAGCAGTAGCTCTTCAGACTCGGGCAGCAGCAGCTCCAGTGGGTCCAGTTCTGACAGCAGCGACTCCGACTGA
- the LOC139408683 gene encoding bromodomain-containing protein 3-like isoform X4 yields MSAVNSATPAPLLGINPPPPEVTNPTKPGRKTNQLQYMQNVMVKTLWKHNFAWPFYVPVDAIKLGLMDYHKVIKQPMDMGTIKKRLEHNYYWSASECMQDFNTMFTNCYIYNKPTDDIVLMAQALEKIFLQKVAMMPQEEVELLPPAPKPKKSKNIGGLDGGESPSSLSGSTTPVIGSSPMTAITPNVPAVQSSPNAPMLPVVSPSQPLVKKGVKRKADTTTPTTSAITASRSESPSPVSEGKQGKVMSRRESTGRPIKAPKKDLVEGELGQHSSKRSRMSEQLKYCDSILKEMLSKKHAAYAWPFYKPVDAEALELHDYHEIIKHPMDLSTVKKKIDVREYPDAQMFAADVRVMFSNCYKYNPPDHEVVAMARKLQDVFEMRFAKMPDEPVELSPGAGGLVSKGDNSSSGDSSSTDSSDSEEERATRLAELQEQCISVERPNGSGQGGKNGCTKHFQLKAVHEQLAALSQGPVSKPKKKKEKKEKDKKKKDKDNKHSKTKTDEKKAKPGQPAKQGQQKKPSRKANSTVTGSRQPKKGGRGYESDEESLPMAYDEKRQLSLDINRLPGEKLGRVVHIIQSREPSLRDSNPDEIEIDFETLKPSTLRELERYVKSCLQKKQRKPQPAAGGKGARSKEELAQEKKKELEKRLQDVSGQLNSNNSNKNKTDKKKTSKKEKGAGSGTGASHLSGSSSSSDSGSSSSSGSSSDSSDSD; encoded by the exons ATGTCTGCTGTCAACTCCGCAACCCCGGCTCCTCTTCTGGGAATCAATCCCCCACCCCCGGAGGTGACCAATCCCACCAAACCAGGTCGTAAAACCAACCAACTACAATACATGCAGAATGTAATGGTCAAGACATTGTGGAAGCACAACTTTGCCTGGCCTTTCTACGTGCCAGTTGATGCCATCAAATTGGGTCTTATG GATTACCATAAGGTTATAAAACAACCTATGGACATGGGAACCATCAAAAAGAGACTGGAGCATAACTACTATTGGAGTGCCAGTGAATGCATGCAGGACTTCAACACCATGTTCACCAACTGTTACATATATAACAAG CCTACAGATGACATTGTCCTGATGGCACAGGCCTTGGAGAAGATCTTCCTGCAGAAAGTTGCCATGATGCCCCAGGAGGAGGTGGAGCTTCTGCCTCCCGCACCCAAACCCAAGAAAAGCAAGAACATAG GTGGTCTGGATGGAGGCGAGTCACCATCGTCCCTATCTGGCTCTACGACACCTGTGATTGGCTCGTCTCCAATGACTGCCATCACCCCGAACGTCCCAGCTGTCCAGAGCTCGCCCAATGCTCCAATGTTACCCGTCGTCTCACCATCACAACCTCTTGTCAAA AAAGGGGTAAAGAGGAAAGCAGACACCACCACCCCCACGACATCTGCAATCACAGCTAGCCGGAGTGAGTCGCCCAGCCCCGTCTCAGAGGGCAAGCAGGGCAAGGTGATGTCCAGACGGGAGAGTACAGGCCGTCCCATCAAAGCTCCCAAGAAAGACCTGGTGGAAGGGGAGTTGGGCCAGCACAGCAGCAAGCGGAGCAGAATGAGTGAGCAGCTCAAGTACTGCGACAGTATCCTGAAGGAGATGCTGTCGAAGAAACACGCAGCTTACGCCTGGCCCTTCTACAAGCCTGTAGATGCTGAAGCTCTGGAGCTACATGACTACCACGAGATCATCAAGCACCCCATGGACCTCAGCACTGTCAAA AAAAAGATAGACGTCCGGGAGTATCCAGATGCACAGATGTTTGCAGCGGATGTTCGagtaatgttctcaaattgttacAAGTATAACCCTCCAGATCATGAGGTTGTTGCCATGGCCAGAAAACTCCAG GATGTGTTTGAGATGCGTTTTGCTAAGATGCCTGATGAGCCGGTGGAGCTGAGCCCCGGTGCAGGCGGGTTGGTCAGTAAAGGCGACAACTCAAGCAGCGGTGACTCCTCCAGCACGGACAGCTCTGACTCAGAGGAGGAGCGGGCCACCCGGCTCGCCGAGCTGCAGGAACAG TGTATCTCTGTGGAGCGCCCCAATGGTAGCGGGCAGGGGGGAAAAAACGGGTGCACCAAGCATTTTCAG CTAAAGGCCGTCCACGAACAGCTTGCCGCGCTCTCTCAGGGCCCTGTGAGCAAAccgaagaagaagaaagaaaagaaagaaaaagacaaGAAGAAGAAAGACAAGGACAACAAGCATAGCAAAACCAAGACGGATGAGAAGAAGGCCAAGCCTGGTCAGCCTGCCAAGCAGGGCCAGCAGAAGAAGCCCTCAAGGAAAGCCAACAGCACAGTGACTGGCTCCAG GCAACCAAAGAAGGGGGGCCGGGGCTACGAATCTGACGAAGAGTCTCTGCCCATGGCGTACGACGAGAAGCGCCAGCTCAGCCTGGACATCAACAGGCTCCCAGGGGAGAAGCTAGGTCGGGTAGTGCACATCATCCAGTCCCGAGAGCCCTCGCTGCGAGACTCCAATCCAGACGAGATCGAGATTGACTTTGAGACGCTCAAGCCCTCCACCCTACGCGAACTCGAGCGATACGTCAAGTCCTGTTTACAGAAGAAACAGCGGAAACCCCAAC CGGCCGCTGGGGGCAAGGGAGCAAGATCCAAGGAGGAGCTGGCTCAGGAAAAGAAGAAAGAGTTAGAAAAGAGGCTACAGGATGTCAGCGGCCAGCTGAACAGTAACAACAGCAACAAGAACAAAACCGACAAAAAGAAAACATCCAAAAAAG AGAAGGGCGCTGGGTCTGGTACTGGTGCTTCCCATCTCAGCGGCAGCAGTAGCTCTTCAGACTCGGGCAGCAGCAGCTCCAGTGGGTCCAGTTCTGACAGCAGCGACTCCGACTGA